From a region of the Aeoliella mucimassa genome:
- a CDS encoding ABC transporter permease, protein MADEPPVTEQVTKAPKSPGFWRETWQRFRRRKAAMLALTYVLLMALVALFAPAIAGTKPVVCKYKGNLYFPALGYFNPKWENPVFQKDRFRKRYPKNLKEKDPESWAIWPLVYQDPFRRITEDEWPGQPENPTGADGVPSRYNWFGTNQQGFDVFAMMVHGTRIALLVGFVSMGIAATVGITLGALAGYFGGWVDIIISRLIEVVLCIPALVLILAMLAIVEKATIWHIMAVIGFTRWTGIARLARAEFLRLKQSDYVTAAKSLGAGQMRVIFKHILRNSLAPVLVPITFGIASAILLESGLSLLGCGTPPPNPSWGNILREGKSTIEQTWWLILFPGLAIFFTVLAYNLIGEGLQEATDPRLRNDD, encoded by the coding sequence ATGGCAGATGAACCACCAGTCACCGAGCAGGTGACAAAAGCTCCGAAATCTCCAGGGTTCTGGCGCGAGACCTGGCAGCGATTCCGTCGCCGCAAGGCCGCCATGCTGGCGTTGACCTACGTATTGCTGATGGCCCTGGTTGCCTTGTTCGCACCAGCCATCGCGGGCACCAAGCCGGTGGTCTGCAAGTACAAAGGTAACCTCTACTTTCCCGCGCTCGGTTACTTCAATCCAAAGTGGGAAAACCCCGTGTTTCAGAAAGACCGCTTCCGTAAGCGGTACCCCAAGAACTTGAAAGAGAAGGATCCTGAAAGTTGGGCCATCTGGCCGCTGGTGTACCAGGATCCGTTCCGCCGGATCACCGAAGACGAATGGCCCGGCCAGCCGGAGAATCCAACCGGAGCCGATGGTGTGCCGAGTCGCTACAACTGGTTCGGGACCAACCAGCAAGGATTCGACGTGTTTGCCATGATGGTGCACGGCACGAGAATCGCGTTGCTAGTGGGCTTCGTGTCGATGGGCATCGCCGCGACGGTCGGCATCACACTCGGTGCCTTGGCCGGTTATTTCGGTGGCTGGGTCGACATCATCATCAGCCGACTCATCGAGGTAGTACTCTGCATCCCCGCGCTCGTGCTCATTTTGGCGATGCTGGCCATTGTCGAGAAGGCGACCATTTGGCACATCATGGCGGTGATCGGTTTCACCCGCTGGACCGGCATTGCCCGCCTGGCGCGAGCCGAGTTTCTGCGACTCAAGCAATCCGACTACGTCACCGCGGCCAAGAGCCTGGGGGCAGGGCAGATGCGAGTGATCTTTAAGCACATTTTACGCAATAGCCTCGCTCCGGTATTGGTGCCGATTACGTTCGGCATTGCTTCGGCCATTTTGCTCGAGAGCGGGCTGTCGCTGCTCGGCTGTGGTACCCCGCCGCCGAACCCTAGCTGGGGAAATATCCTTCGCGAAGGAAAGAGCACCATCGAACAAACCTGGTGGCTCATCCTGTTCCCTGGCTTGGCCATCTTCTTCACCGTGCTGGCTTACAACCTGATCGGCGAAGGGCTGCAGGAAGCAACCGACCCGCGGCTGCGTAATGATGACTAA